CGCCTGCGCCGGAATGGTAGGCGGACTTCCGGTGACATCGGTGATTATCCGCAGCTCGGTCAACATCAACGCCGGCGGCAGGACAAAGCTGGCCACGCTGGTTCACGGACTTCTGTTACTGGGCTGCGTTCTTCTGCTGCCAACGGTGCTGAATCGAATTCCTCTGTCCTGCCTGGCGGCGATTCTTCTGGTCACGGGAATCAAGCTCGCCAGTCCGTTTCTGGTTCGTCAGATGTTTCGTGACGGCTGGAATCAGTTCATCCCGTTTGCCGTGACGGCACTGGCAATCGTGTTTACGAATCTGCTGCAGGGGATCCTGATCGGTCTGGGCGTGGCCCTTGCGTTCATCCTGCACAGCAACCTGAAACGGCCGCTGCGGCGAATCATGGAAAAGCATGTGTCCGGCGACGTGATGCGGATTGAACTTGCCAACCAGGTCAGTTTTCTGAACCGCGCCAGCATCGAACAGGCACTGAACGACATCCCGGAAGGCGGCCATGTCCTGCTGGACGCAAGAAACACCGTGTACCTGGATCCGGACGTTCAGCAACTGATTCACGACTATGCCCGGAATCAGGCACCGGCTCACGGGATCAGAGTCAGCCTGCTGGGTTTTCGAAAAAAGTATCAGATCGAAGATCAGATTCAGTACGTCGATTACACGAATCAGGAGATCCAGGAGAAGCTGACTCCGGATCAGGTGCTGCAGATTCTGGTGGAAGGCAACCGGCGATTCCGGACCGGACAGCAGCTGACCCGAAATCTGTGGCGGCAGGTTGAAGCGACGTCTCAGGGACAGTTTCCGATGGCTGTCGTGCTGAGCTGTATCGATTCGCGGACTCCGGCTGAGCTGATTTTTGACCTTGGACTGGGTGACATATTCAGTGTCCGGGTCGCCGGCAACATCATCAGTGCCAAAGTTCTGGGAAGCATGGAATACGGCTGTTCCCAGGCCGGTTCGCGACTGGTTCTGGTGCTGGGCCATACCCGGTGCGGGGCGGTGACGGCGACCGTGAATCTGGCGTGTCAGGCAACAACGGCCAGGCAGGCGACCGGGTGCGAACACCTCGACAGTATCGTCAGCACAATAGGCGAATCGATCTGTGACCAGGATCGCCGAATCCTTGCTGAGTCGAGTCCCGAAGAACATGTCCGGCACATCGACGATATTTCCGGTCGCAACGTTCTGCGAACGGTACAGTTGATTCGGCAGCGCAGTGCGACGCTGCGGCGGCTGGAGGACGAGGGCCGGATTGCGATCGTCGGCGCCATGTACGACGTGGAGAGCGGGAAGATCCGCATTCTGACCGGGGAGACTCCCGTCGGAAATGCCGAATGATTCTGTGCCAGCCGGTCTTTCAATTCTGATTTGGCGGCGGTATGATCGTCGCCCGCTTCCCGGGGGGTGAACTCCGGAAGCCCGTTGACGAGGTTCGCTTGAACCAGGTTTGGCACCACTACCGGCCGTGCATGATCTGTTCCGCCTTACGATGCAGCAGCCTGACAACTGTGCAGAAGTATGACGAACGTTTCCAGGTTTCCGCGTGTGGTTAAGGTGGCTCCCGTCAGGTTGTGTTTTCTGCATTGCTGATGTGATAGCAGTGCTTCAGTGTGTGTGCTGAGCCATGTAGCTCGAGGGTTTTGATGAGTAAGAACATCTTTGTGGGAAGCCTGTCATGGGATACCACGTCTGAAGGTCTGGAAAGGGCCTTCAGCCAGTTCGGAACGGTGACTTCCGCCAAAGTCATCAGTGATCGGGACACTGGTCGCTCAAAGGGATTTGGATTTGTCGAAATGGACAGCGGTGGTGATGAAGCCATTGAAGCACTGAACGGATCACAGCTCGACGGTCGTGAGATCGTCGTGAATGAAGCTCGCCCCCGCGAGAACCGCGGCGGTGGCGGCGGGCGTGGTGGATACGGCGGCGGCGGTGGTCGCGGCCGTTATTGATCAGAACGGCTGAAGTCAGTCAGTTGCGGGACGGTCGCTTTGCAGCCATCGACGTGACAGAAAATTGAATTCGCCACCAGAACGCGACGGCGTCGGGCTTCCCCGCGCCGCCGCGTTGTTTGCTTTTGGTTCGAGTTTTCCAGCCTCATGTGTTTCTCAGGAACTGCCCGTGTTTCGTTGTCAAGTGTGTAAGACTGTTGTGCCCGCCGGAACCAAGTCGCAAAAGCTGACGGTGCGGGTGCGACAGAAGCTGTATCGCGGAACCGTCGAAGAGATGCCT
This is a stretch of genomic DNA from Planctomycetaceae bacterium. It encodes these proteins:
- a CDS encoding SulP family inorganic anion transporter translates to MSDQPALTRTQTIVHDVTAGLVVFLVALPLCLGIALASRPNLPDQPELTVPLFAGLLAGIIGGLVVGAISGSHTSVSGPAAGLTAVVAMQLQALGSFEALLLAVFLGGLLQIGMAAAGAGSIAAFFPTSVIKGLLAAIGIILILKQIPHLFGHDTDPEGEMSFQQPDHETTFSELVSTIGDLHVGAATIGIISLGMLVIFGRSQFLDRLNIPAPLVVVVAGTLLNMSFQQFVAAGWLDSKFSIVADVESGTASHLVQVPVANNLSEFTQFLTMADFSQMLNPAVYLAAVTIALVASLETLLNLEAVDKLDPQRRMSPPNRELLAQGVGNACAGMVGGLPVTSVIIRSSVNINAGGRTKLATLVHGLLLLGCVLLLPTVLNRIPLSCLAAILLVTGIKLASPFLVRQMFRDGWNQFIPFAVTALAIVFTNLLQGILIGLGVALAFILHSNLKRPLRRIMEKHVSGDVMRIELANQVSFLNRASIEQALNDIPEGGHVLLDARNTVYLDPDVQQLIHDYARNQAPAHGIRVSLLGFRKKYQIEDQIQYVDYTNQEIQEKLTPDQVLQILVEGNRRFRTGQQLTRNLWRQVEATSQGQFPMAVVLSCIDSRTPAELIFDLGLGDIFSVRVAGNIISAKVLGSMEYGCSQAGSRLVLVLGHTRCGAVTATVNLACQATTARQATGCEHLDSIVSTIGESICDQDRRILAESSPEEHVRHIDDISGRNVLRTVQLIRQRSATLRRLEDEGRIAIVGAMYDVESGKIRILTGETPVGNAE
- a CDS encoding RNA-binding protein, which encodes MSKNIFVGSLSWDTTSEGLERAFSQFGTVTSAKVISDRDTGRSKGFGFVEMDSGGDEAIEALNGSQLDGREIVVNEARPRENRGGGGGRGGYGGGGGRGRY